The sequence CATGGCCTTCGACGGCCGGCAGCGGCTGTCCGAGATTCGCTGTCCGACATTGATCGTTGCCGGCTCGAACGACACCGCGGTGCCGATCCACCATCGGAACACGCTGCACCACGGGATTGCCGGCTCCCGGCTAGTCGTCATGGAGGGCTCCGACCACACCCTCATCTGGACCCGCACGCCCGAGTTTCTGCGCGTCATCGACGACTTTTGTTCGGCGTGAGCAGCCATCGGCCCGATTCGACTTACGACGGGGGTTTGCGTGTCCGCCGCGAGAGTGCGCTGGACTCAAAATCCAGTGCACGGTCCGAAAGTACCGGAGGTGGGACTTGAACCCACACGACCTTGCGGCCACTGGATTTTGAGTCCATTAGTTCCGCTACGCTCCGCAATGGTCCGCTACACAAAGCCCGGTTTTTGCGGGCTCTTTTGAATATCGGCGTCGACCAAAAATGGCCACCGTCGCCAAGTCGTTGAGTGTTTATTGAGTGTTGCCGCGCCGGCTCGCGCGAGCGCTTGCCGAAAACCCGGCGACGTGGAAAATGAAGTTGCTGAGAACCGCGGGCCTGATCACCCGCGGAGCCCGGCCGCTCTGGCGCATGGTTTACAACCTACCACGCGCGGCGGCCCGGGCGGCTCGGCTTTCATGAAAGGTTGGAACGCATGGACTTGGATAAGGCCCTGGCGCTGCCGTATGCGACAGCCAAACCGCTCGCGCTGTCGGATATCGGCGAGATCGAAGATCAGCTTGGTTGGGGCCCGACCGCTCCCAACACGCCGGAAAAACTCAAGGCATGGTGTTTCTCGCATCTTGGCTTGCAGCAGCTCGAAATGTTCGAACACAACCCGGATGCCTATAAATGGCGCGGGGTGGTCGCTGACGCCTGGTCAGCCATGTTTGCGATCTACACGGCGGCGAAGGGGGGTTTTGCGCCCCCGCCTGGCAAGCCAACGTTAGGCGAAATCGACGACGCGAAGGTGGCGCTAGCCAAGGTGGTTGAGTGGTGCGATGCAAACATGGCCCGTGTGCACCCTGACGATGAGCAGCAAGTCGATGTTGAATCCCGCCGTGATCCCATCGCCGACCTGGATCGGCTAGGCGGTCGAGCCGAGAGATTGTGCCAAATGGTCAACCTGTGCCTTAGTGGCGTCAGGAGCGGCGACCAAAAAACCATCCAACTCGCGATTGGGCAACTCTTCCCGGAATCATCGGGAGCGCCGGACCCATTAGCCAACCTGTCGGGACTTTTGGCCAGTACCGCACACTTCCTGCCCGATGGCAAGTTTAACCTTGCCGCCATTACACCGGTCGATTCGCGAACCGCGTGCGAAGCCGCTTTTGATCTTGTGTTCCAGTTTCGTGTTCTTTGCCAATCGTTGTTTGGATTCGGGGAAAATGATGGCCAACTGGCTATTAATGAATCCATTCGAGAGCGCCTGTCCGATGGGATCTCGACCCTAGGGCCGATCGCGAGCGACTTTGACTACGCTTGGTTGGCCGACGCCATCAGGAGTGAAATTCTTACTGCGAAACGAGCGGTTGCCGGCGCGGCGGGGCCGAGCTCGCTGGCGGCTTTAAATCGTGTCAGCCAGACAGCAGCGATCGAAGTCGCCGCCGGCAAGGAGCAGCCAACAGGTGATCCAGTGCGACGGAGGCGCCCTATGTACGATCGAGACCATACGT comes from Pirellulales bacterium and encodes:
- a CDS encoding alpha/beta hydrolase, producing MAFDGRQRLSEIRCPTLIVAGSNDTAVPIHHRNTLHHGIAGSRLVVMEGSDHTLIWTRTPEFLRVIDDFCSA